The proteins below come from a single Synechococcus sp. WH 8101 genomic window:
- a CDS encoding amidohydrolase, with protein MCLSCEIGAQLGAFSEAILAGSSRTSRRRVLKAGALIAASALLPPLLQSHARADVKADSDRPMPADGPADWLFENGTILTMETDQPRVEAVAVRGRAIVYAGDRSGAQAWIGPGTRRIDLQGRMLMPGLVDSHVHPMLGTLFSSGFVIDANAKEEQVIDAIKAHVKADPGTGVFFGVGWNTNLWQAQGGPHKRDLDAIEAERPMLFLSSDAHSAWANSKALALAGVTAATKDPPVGGYQRDANGEPTGLVREAPAMVPMIAALKLLAPERYNPALKAMLQTFAQMGFTSLFDAGMPLGLETIFAALVQMDEAGALPVRLHATRMVTNKDQVQGAVADLAELNRRFRSEHFTVRTLKIVADGVIENRQAAMLEPYQQPPGARGQLALSEANVQGLLRQCERAGFDVHFHTIGDASLRQALDALTAVQASGGQPKLTLAHVQVVADSDQQRLARLKPLITSTGIWCIRYAAVEDALGAERYRKMFRFGRLQRDHGVNVALGSDWPATYGSGTLGIRPFLNIQAAILRQPPPPLLEAMGSSLGADAEQPLPPQADAFTLEGALQAYTLAGARQMGLEAITGSIRVGKRADLVLLDRDLTAIPTEDIHRTNVLLTLMDGRSTGVDRS; from the coding sequence ATGTGCCTCAGTTGTGAGATTGGTGCCCAGCTTGGGGCGTTTTCCGAGGCGATCCTGGCCGGTTCTTCTCGCACCAGTCGGCGGCGGGTGCTGAAGGCGGGGGCCTTGATCGCGGCCTCGGCACTGTTGCCGCCTTTGCTGCAGAGCCATGCCCGGGCCGACGTCAAGGCCGACAGCGACCGTCCCATGCCCGCGGATGGACCGGCGGATTGGCTGTTTGAAAACGGCACGATCCTCACCATGGAGACGGATCAGCCGCGGGTGGAGGCGGTGGCTGTGCGGGGGCGGGCGATTGTGTATGCCGGCGATCGCAGCGGCGCCCAGGCCTGGATCGGTCCTGGCACCCGCAGGATCGATCTGCAGGGCCGCATGCTGATGCCCGGCCTGGTGGACAGCCATGTGCACCCCATGCTCGGCACCCTCTTCAGCAGCGGCTTTGTGATCGACGCCAATGCCAAGGAAGAGCAGGTGATCGATGCGATCAAGGCCCATGTGAAGGCCGACCCCGGCACGGGCGTGTTCTTCGGGGTGGGTTGGAACACCAATCTCTGGCAGGCGCAGGGCGGCCCGCACAAACGGGACCTCGATGCGATTGAGGCGGAGCGCCCGATGCTCTTTCTCTCCAGCGATGCGCATTCCGCCTGGGCCAACAGCAAGGCATTGGCGTTGGCCGGTGTCACCGCCGCCACCAAGGATCCGCCGGTGGGTGGGTACCAGCGAGACGCCAATGGTGAACCCACGGGTCTGGTGCGGGAAGCGCCGGCGATGGTGCCGATGATCGCTGCCCTGAAGCTGCTGGCACCGGAGCGTTACAACCCGGCCCTGAAGGCGATGTTGCAGACCTTCGCCCAGATGGGATTCACCAGCCTGTTTGATGCCGGCATGCCGCTGGGGCTGGAGACAATTTTTGCCGCGCTGGTGCAGATGGACGAGGCGGGTGCATTGCCGGTGCGCTTGCATGCCACGCGCATGGTCACCAACAAAGACCAGGTGCAGGGCGCGGTGGCCGACCTGGCCGAGCTGAATCGGCGCTTCCGCAGCGAACACTTCACAGTGCGCACCCTCAAGATCGTGGCCGATGGGGTGATCGAGAATCGCCAGGCAGCGATGCTGGAGCCGTATCAGCAACCCCCCGGGGCCCGCGGTCAGCTGGCTCTGAGCGAGGCCAATGTGCAGGGTCTGCTGCGGCAGTGCGAGCGCGCCGGTTTCGATGTGCACTTCCACACCATCGGCGATGCCTCCCTGCGCCAGGCCCTGGATGCGCTCACGGCGGTGCAGGCCTCCGGTGGTCAACCGAAACTCACCCTTGCCCATGTGCAGGTGGTGGCCGACAGCGATCAGCAACGGCTCGCCCGCCTCAAGCCCCTGATCACCAGCACCGGCATCTGGTGCATTCGCTACGCCGCGGTCGAAGACGCACTTGGTGCTGAGCGTTACCGCAAGATGTTTCGCTTCGGCCGCCTGCAGCGTGATCACGGCGTCAATGTGGCGCTCGGCAGTGACTGGCCGGCAACGTATGGCAGCGGCACCCTCGGCATTCGCCCCTTCCTCAACATCCAGGCGGCGATCCTGCGCCAACCGCCACCGCCGTTGCTCGAGGCGATGGGCTCGAGTCTTGGGGCTGATGCCGAGCAGCCGCTACCACCACAAGCGGATGCGTTCACGCTCGAGGGGGCCCTACAGGCTTACACCCTGGCTGGGGCGCGCCAGATGGGCCTGGAGGCCATCACCGGATCGATCCGCGTTGGCAAGCGGGCTGACCTGGTGCTGCTCGATCGGGACCTCACTGCGATCCCGACCGAGGACATTCACCGCACCAACGTGTTGCTCACCCTGATGGATGGCCGCTCAACGGGCGTCGACCGGAGCTGA
- the bioA gene encoding adenosylmethionine--8-amino-7-oxononanoate transaminase, with translation MVWHPHLWHPTTQVALHPEPLRVRAARGCVLSLEDGRELIDAISSWWVTLHGHGEPSIAAAIACQAKQLEQVIFANFSHAPAEQLATRLAAHTGLERMFFSDNGSTAVEVALKIAWQWWRNQGSERRQLIAFEGAYHGDTFGAMALGDRSVFTEPYDSLLFDVRRLLWPHTHWGDSSVEAREHEALAALDQALETPTAALILEPLIQGASGMRLVRPAFLRAVQARVREKGALLIADEVMTGFGRTGALFASALAGLQPDLMALSKGLTGGFLPMGATMASERLYQGFISREPSHTFFHGHSFTANPLGCAAALASLDRLEANPEAYSGFESRHQRHLEHLQQLDGIARVRCLGTMAAFELTIGATEYLNPIGRQLQLQALHRGVYLRPLGNVVYLLPPLCISDSQLERCYAAIASGLADVNRT, from the coding sequence ATGGTCTGGCATCCCCATCTCTGGCACCCCACCACCCAGGTGGCCCTGCACCCCGAACCTCTGCGGGTGCGCGCCGCCCGGGGCTGTGTGCTCAGCCTCGAGGATGGGCGTGAACTGATCGACGCCATCAGCAGCTGGTGGGTCACCCTGCACGGCCATGGCGAACCAAGCATCGCCGCCGCCATCGCCTGCCAGGCCAAGCAGCTGGAGCAAGTGATCTTCGCCAATTTCAGCCATGCGCCCGCGGAGCAGCTGGCCACACGCCTGGCGGCCCACACCGGCCTGGAGCGGATGTTTTTCTCCGACAACGGCTCCACCGCCGTGGAGGTGGCGCTCAAGATCGCCTGGCAGTGGTGGCGGAACCAGGGCAGCGAGCGGCGTCAGCTAATCGCCTTTGAAGGGGCTTATCACGGCGACACCTTCGGGGCGATGGCCCTGGGCGATCGCTCCGTCTTCACCGAACCCTACGACAGCCTGCTCTTCGACGTTCGCCGCCTTCTTTGGCCGCACACCCACTGGGGCGACAGCAGCGTGGAGGCTCGGGAGCATGAAGCGCTGGCTGCACTCGACCAGGCCCTGGAGACGCCGACGGCAGCGCTGATCCTGGAACCGCTGATCCAGGGTGCCTCCGGCATGCGCCTGGTGCGCCCCGCCTTTCTCCGAGCCGTGCAGGCCCGCGTGCGCGAGAAGGGCGCGCTTCTGATCGCTGATGAGGTGATGACGGGGTTCGGACGCACCGGCGCCCTGTTCGCCAGCGCCCTGGCCGGACTCCAACCCGATCTGATGGCCCTCTCCAAAGGGCTCACCGGCGGCTTCCTGCCGATGGGCGCGACGATGGCAAGCGAACGGCTCTATCAGGGGTTCATCAGCCGGGAACCAAGCCACACCTTCTTCCACGGCCACAGCTTCACGGCCAATCCCCTGGGTTGTGCCGCCGCCCTCGCCAGCCTCGATCGGCTCGAGGCCAACCCAGAGGCCTACAGCGGCTTCGAATCCAGGCACCAGCGGCATCTGGAGCATCTGCAACAGCTCGACGGCATCGCGCGGGTGCGCTGCCTGGGCACGATGGCGGCCTTCGAGCTGACGATCGGCGCCACCGAGTACCTCAACCCGATCGGCCGCCAGCTGCAGCTCCAGGCCCTCCACCGGGGCGTGTATCTGCGCCCCCTCGGCAATGTGGTGTATCTGCTGCCGCCGCTGTGCATCAGCGATAGCCAACTGGAACGCTGCTATGCAGCGATTGCATCAGGTCTTGCCGATGTGAACCGCACCTGA
- a CDS encoding cation:dicarboxylate symporter family transporter encodes MPTLCRSLLAPLRLFLRQSLAVQVLEGLLAGLVVGLWLPPGVTQLLAPVGDGFLRLFQMPVLPFLSLSLIAGVGRLELSQAGRLLGRAALVLLLLWLLALLAVLLLPLGFPAWQDASLFRPSLLEAPKQLNLLELFIPVNPFEAFATTQIPAVVLFSLCLGIALIGVPARQNLISILDRLSDGLLAISAFVARFTPIGVFAILAGTTAQVSAAEIPRLGIYLFLQGGIVLLFTLVVLPQLIAACTPIGAGRLLRCFRTPLTIAFATANLFVVLPLLVEQGKRLIVEARIERRGGQTEAMPQSNRRAMEAELEAEVELPVEVLTPLALVFPDMGRLLSLAFVPFAGWLNGNPMPLSGVPEFLMTGLASSFLEGVMAMTFLLNRLGLPTDLVQLYIAIDQLAIARMGTLLACMSVISLVILATWLSLEQTWPSPRQLLTPGLTLLSLPLFIGAARLAFNRLPPPGQPLRRELETRPFLRARGPAVLVDAKAPALEQPGRWEAIQRRGAIRFCTHVNDVPMAFLNDTGALVGADVELALLFAEQMNLKAGFLPLGSGSGGSGEQALRNGRCDMTIALKAPAPDQASALRFSTVQEVYGVSLLLHGERLRNARTWAELRQVGDLRVGLPSASPFLLQWTQHLLPNASIHPQQPLRDLVRSLQSGAVDAVLIAAQKGAAWTVLEPDLTLLVPQPAHQLPAARAFPRQASGLPEVWDLWIRYANADQLPEQLFRHWVEGLPASGARS; translated from the coding sequence ATGCCCACGTTGTGCCGCAGCCTGCTCGCACCGCTTCGCCTGTTTCTGCGGCAATCCCTGGCGGTACAGGTGTTGGAGGGCCTGCTCGCAGGGCTGGTGGTAGGGCTCTGGCTGCCGCCCGGCGTCACCCAGCTGCTGGCCCCGGTGGGTGACGGGTTTCTGCGTCTGTTTCAGATGCCGGTGCTGCCCTTCCTGAGCCTCTCCCTGATCGCCGGAGTCGGTCGCCTGGAGCTGTCGCAGGCCGGTCGCCTGCTCGGCCGAGCCGCTTTGGTGCTGTTGCTGCTCTGGCTGTTGGCCCTGCTGGCGGTGTTGCTGCTGCCCCTGGGATTTCCCGCCTGGCAGGACGCCTCCCTCTTCCGCCCCAGCCTCCTGGAAGCGCCGAAGCAGCTGAATCTGCTCGAGCTGTTCATCCCGGTGAACCCCTTCGAAGCCTTCGCCACCACCCAGATCCCAGCGGTGGTGCTCTTCTCGCTCTGCCTTGGCATCGCCCTGATCGGTGTGCCGGCGCGTCAGAACCTCATCAGCATTCTCGACCGGCTCAGCGATGGCTTGCTGGCGATCTCCGCCTTTGTGGCGCGCTTCACTCCGATCGGTGTCTTCGCCATCCTCGCCGGCACCACCGCCCAAGTTTCCGCAGCGGAGATTCCGCGCCTCGGCATCTATCTCTTCCTGCAGGGCGGCATCGTGCTGCTGTTCACCCTGGTGGTGCTGCCCCAGCTGATCGCCGCCTGCACACCGATCGGTGCCGGCCGCCTGCTGCGCTGCTTCCGCACCCCGCTCACGATCGCCTTCGCCACCGCCAATCTGTTTGTGGTGTTGCCGCTGTTGGTGGAGCAGGGCAAACGACTGATCGTTGAGGCCCGGATCGAACGCCGCGGGGGCCAAACAGAGGCGATGCCCCAGTCAAACCGCCGGGCAATGGAGGCAGAGCTTGAGGCGGAAGTGGAGCTGCCCGTGGAGGTGCTCACCCCCCTGGCCCTGGTGTTCCCCGACATGGGGCGGTTGCTGTCGCTGGCGTTCGTGCCCTTTGCCGGCTGGCTCAACGGCAATCCCATGCCCCTCTCCGGCGTGCCCGAGTTTCTGATGACCGGGCTGGCGAGCAGTTTTCTCGAAGGGGTGATGGCGATGACCTTCCTGCTCAACCGGCTCGGCCTCCCCACCGATCTGGTGCAGCTCTACATCGCTATCGACCAGTTGGCGATCGCCCGGATGGGCACCCTGCTGGCCTGCATGAGTGTGATCAGTCTGGTGATCCTCGCCACCTGGCTCAGCCTGGAGCAGACCTGGCCCTCGCCTCGACAGCTGCTCACGCCGGGCCTGACCCTGCTCAGCCTGCCCCTCTTCATCGGTGCCGCCCGGCTGGCCTTTAATCGCCTGCCCCCTCCCGGCCAACCGCTGCGCCGGGAACTGGAAACACGGCCCTTCCTGCGGGCCCGCGGACCCGCCGTTCTGGTGGATGCCAAGGCACCAGCGCTGGAGCAACCAGGTCGCTGGGAGGCAATCCAACGCCGCGGTGCAATTCGGTTCTGCACCCATGTCAACGATGTGCCGATGGCCTTTCTGAATGACACAGGCGCCCTGGTGGGAGCAGATGTGGAGCTGGCCCTTTTGTTTGCCGAGCAGATGAATCTGAAGGCCGGGTTTCTGCCGTTGGGGAGCGGGAGTGGTGGCAGTGGGGAGCAGGCCCTGCGCAATGGGCGCTGTGACATGACGATCGCGCTGAAGGCACCGGCACCGGATCAGGCCAGCGCGTTGCGGTTCAGCACCGTTCAGGAGGTGTATGGCGTGTCGCTGCTGTTGCACGGGGAACGGCTACGCAACGCCCGCACCTGGGCCGAACTCCGCCAGGTGGGCGATCTACGCGTGGGCTTGCCCAGCGCCTCTCCCTTTCTGCTGCAATGGACGCAGCACCTGCTGCCCAACGCCAGCATCCACCCCCAGCAACCATTGCGCGACCTTGTGCGCTCCCTGCAGAGCGGCGCCGTGGATGCGGTGCTGATCGCCGCTCAGAAAGGAGCTGCCTGGACGGTGCTGGAGCCCGATCTCACTCTGCTGGTGCCCCAACCGGCGCACCAGTTGCCGGCGGCTCGGGCCTTTCCCCGCCAGGCCAGCGGGCTCCCCGAGGTATGGGATCTCTGGATCCGCTACGCCAATGCCGATCAGTTGCCTGAGCAGCTGTTTCGTCACTGGGTAGAGGGTCTGCCGGCATCTGGGGCGCGAAGCTGA
- a CDS encoding alpha-keto acid decarboxylase family protein, with the protein MAAPSVAQYTLSRLSQLGLDRIFGVPGDYAFSIDDAAELVPGLSWVACANELNAAYAADGYARIRGAAILSTTYGVGELSAINGVMGSKAHRLPVFHLVGMPSERIQKQGLITHHNLGDAVYDRFQALSAEAACVSAVLTPDNCVDELERVIREALRQSKPGYLVISEVNGGQPVLGTPVSGQPLSAIKRQHSVPEELDAAVGTILARLAAAQRPVAVLTHLVSRYGVREQALELIRKTNLPTALTPNDKGTIDEAMPQYAGMYAGDWSSSNEVRDLVGHADFLLDIGGIVTTELNTGLWTGHYDPAKVVSIQDNFVRAGGKVFVNVAIDDVLNALCERVTTHCNDHGLKLEAMPLVGAPTDATSSASFYPRLQRRLRSGDTLVIETGTCMTHLNKVLLPAGVSAEGQGLWGSIGWATPACLGVVMAKTSGHTWMVTGDGSHQLTLNELAVMGRYGVKPRIFVLNNGLYGIEDVISERGHGYDDLAPVNYHLLPEAFGCKNWLSARVSTLAELDAVLDQIDAHDGAAYIEVMIPNEESQPLPETTIDSGYKLKTPSVG; encoded by the coding sequence ATGGCTGCTCCAAGCGTTGCCCAATACACCCTCAGCCGTCTGTCGCAGCTCGGCCTCGATCGGATCTTCGGAGTACCGGGCGACTACGCCTTCTCGATCGACGATGCCGCGGAACTGGTGCCGGGCCTCTCCTGGGTGGCCTGCGCCAACGAACTGAATGCCGCCTACGCCGCCGATGGCTACGCCCGCATCCGCGGTGCTGCCATCCTCTCCACCACCTACGGCGTGGGTGAGCTGTCGGCGATCAATGGCGTGATGGGCAGCAAGGCCCATCGCCTGCCGGTGTTCCATCTGGTGGGCATGCCCAGCGAACGCATCCAGAAGCAAGGGCTGATCACCCACCACAACCTTGGCGATGCGGTCTACGACCGCTTCCAGGCCCTCTCCGCCGAAGCCGCTTGCGTGAGCGCCGTGCTCACGCCCGACAACTGCGTGGACGAGCTGGAGCGGGTAATCCGTGAAGCCCTGCGCCAGAGCAAGCCCGGCTACCTGGTGATCTCGGAGGTGAACGGTGGCCAACCCGTGCTCGGCACACCGGTGAGCGGACAACCGCTCTCGGCCATCAAGCGGCAACACAGCGTGCCCGAAGAACTGGACGCCGCGGTGGGCACGATCCTGGCCCGATTGGCTGCAGCACAACGTCCTGTGGCGGTGCTCACCCATCTCGTGAGCCGTTATGGCGTGCGCGAGCAGGCGCTGGAACTGATCCGCAAAACGAACCTGCCCACGGCCCTCACCCCGAACGACAAAGGCACCATCGACGAAGCGATGCCGCAATACGCCGGGATGTACGCCGGCGACTGGTCCTCGTCGAACGAGGTGCGCGATCTGGTCGGCCATGCCGACTTCTTGCTCGACATCGGCGGAATCGTCACCACCGAACTCAACACCGGCCTGTGGACCGGTCACTACGACCCAGCCAAGGTGGTGTCGATTCAGGACAACTTCGTACGCGCAGGCGGCAAGGTGTTCGTGAATGTGGCGATCGATGATGTGCTCAACGCCCTGTGCGAACGCGTCACCACCCACTGCAACGATCACGGCCTGAAGCTCGAGGCGATGCCGCTGGTGGGTGCTCCGACCGATGCCACCAGCTCCGCCAGCTTCTACCCCCGTCTGCAGCGGCGACTGCGCTCCGGCGACACGCTGGTGATCGAAACCGGCACCTGCATGACCCACCTCAACAAGGTGCTGCTGCCGGCAGGTGTGAGCGCCGAAGGCCAGGGCCTGTGGGGCTCGATCGGCTGGGCCACGCCGGCCTGCCTCGGGGTGGTGATGGCCAAAACCTCCGGCCACACCTGGATGGTGACCGGTGATGGCTCCCACCAGCTCACCCTGAACGAACTGGCCGTGATGGGCCGCTACGGCGTGAAACCGCGGATCTTCGTGCTCAACAACGGCCTCTACGGCATCGAGGATGTGATCAGCGAGCGCGGCCACGGCTACGACGACCTGGCTCCGGTGAACTACCACCTGCTGCCGGAAGCCTTCGGCTGCAAGAACTGGCTCAGCGCCCGCGTGAGCACGTTGGCCGAGCTGGATGCCGTGCTCGATCAGATCGACGCCCACGATGGCGCCGCCTACATCGAGGTGATGATCCCCAACGAGGAGAGCCAACCTCTGCCCGAGACCACGATCGACAGCGGCTACAAACTGAAGACCCCTAGCGTCGGATAA
- a CDS encoding amidohydrolase, with product MSINGSRILVAARILTMDPACPIATAVGVNREGRIAAVGDLISCQKQLPDAEVIDLGSDVLLPGFVESHSHPVLSGVATQPPAYWIAPYVGYPTWQSVTDLFEKLQAEAPAGQALLFNGFDKLLHGAPPPTREVLDRYFPDREALVVDNSGHGAYFNSAVIERMGWTKAPPPDPVGGSFGRNPDGTSNGQAFEAPPLMLLMEALMPDLVPHPLASAAQWYALMAGNGITTASEMTYNSTQKQSFETLAQLPHCPLRISLYHVSTAADCAGPWESDVAPEMLCKQGIKLWADGSPWVGNIALTFPYLDTPAVRAAGIQPGVPQEMNYSREQLDQILDQLAGDRLQFDFQGQSTICTQNWQMAIHVNGDAALDVVLDAFEAALQRHNLLGTDHRWRLEHLGAARPDQLRRAAGLGVYASMGPFQFQYWGDLLDGEMFEPEQGSQWCRVKDATEAGLRPSYHNDGSVSPPSPLGNLKTVVTRTTQSGALHGPEQRVSLDQALRAQTIDAAFILGREHDIGSIEVGKLADFVQLDVDPHDVEPMHLEDGITVQATWLGGERLDIAAFERAAGVSDPEPHRHLATAVVRRCC from the coding sequence ATGTCGATCAATGGCTCCCGCATCCTGGTGGCTGCGCGCATCCTCACCATGGATCCTGCCTGCCCCATCGCAACGGCGGTGGGGGTGAACCGTGAGGGTCGCATTGCGGCGGTGGGCGATCTCATCAGCTGCCAGAAGCAATTGCCGGACGCGGAGGTGATTGATCTGGGTTCTGATGTGCTGTTGCCCGGCTTTGTGGAATCCCACTCTCATCCTGTTCTCTCTGGGGTGGCAACACAGCCTCCGGCTTACTGGATTGCGCCTTATGTGGGCTATCCCACCTGGCAATCAGTCACTGACTTATTCGAGAAACTGCAAGCTGAGGCGCCAGCTGGCCAGGCCTTGCTGTTTAATGGTTTTGATAAATTACTGCACGGTGCTCCACCGCCAACCCGTGAGGTTCTCGATCGCTATTTCCCGGATCGTGAGGCGCTGGTGGTGGATAATTCGGGGCATGGAGCGTATTTCAATTCGGCGGTGATCGAGCGCATGGGGTGGACCAAGGCTCCGCCCCCTGATCCTGTGGGTGGCTCCTTTGGTCGGAATCCTGATGGCACGTCGAATGGTCAGGCTTTTGAAGCTCCTCCGTTGATGTTGCTGATGGAGGCGTTGATGCCAGATCTGGTTCCGCACCCTCTCGCTTCTGCGGCCCAGTGGTACGCCTTGATGGCGGGGAATGGCATCACCACAGCCTCGGAGATGACCTACAACAGCACCCAAAAACAGTCGTTTGAGACCCTGGCGCAACTGCCTCACTGTCCCTTGAGGATCTCCCTTTACCACGTGTCGACGGCTGCCGATTGTGCTGGGCCCTGGGAGTCGGATGTTGCGCCTGAGATGCTGTGCAAGCAAGGGATCAAGTTGTGGGCTGATGGTTCTCCATGGGTGGGCAACATTGCGCTCACATTCCCTTATCTCGATACGCCCGCGGTGCGAGCTGCTGGCATCCAGCCGGGGGTGCCGCAGGAGATGAATTATTCCCGTGAGCAATTGGATCAGATTCTGGATCAATTGGCTGGCGATCGCCTTCAGTTTGATTTTCAGGGTCAAAGCACAATTTGCACGCAGAACTGGCAGATGGCTATTCATGTGAATGGTGATGCGGCTTTGGATGTGGTGCTGGATGCGTTTGAGGCGGCCCTCCAACGCCACAACCTGCTGGGTACGGATCACCGCTGGCGCTTGGAGCATCTCGGTGCCGCCAGGCCGGATCAGCTTCGTCGGGCGGCCGGTCTTGGGGTGTACGCCTCCATGGGGCCATTCCAATTCCAGTACTGGGGAGATTTATTGGATGGAGAGATGTTTGAACCTGAGCAAGGATCCCAGTGGTGCCGCGTCAAAGACGCCACCGAGGCTGGCCTCAGGCCCTCGTATCACAACGATGGTTCGGTGAGCCCACCCTCACCGCTTGGCAATCTGAAAACAGTGGTCACACGCACCACACAGTCCGGCGCCCTGCATGGTCCTGAACAGCGGGTCAGCCTGGATCAAGCTCTGCGTGCACAAACCATTGATGCAGCCTTCATTCTTGGCCGTGAGCACGACATTGGCTCCATTGAAGTTGGCAAGTTGGCTGACTTTGTGCAGCTCGATGTCGATCCTCACGATGTGGAGCCGATGCATCTCGAAGACGGGATCACTGTGCAAGCGACCTGGCTGGGCGGTGAACGCCTTGACATTGCTGCCTTTGAACGTGCGGCTGGAGTGAGTGATCCTGAGCCCCATCGCCATTTGGCCACGGCTGTGGTCAGACGGTGTTGCTGA
- a CDS encoding amidohydrolase has product MEASQPRAEAIAIAGGEILAVGTKTDVMAHAGPTTQHLDLAGRTVLPGFIDAHGHFANALQVVGWANIQRPPAGPVTSIADLLQVLREHVLRHPVANGEWVIAYGYDPDGFSDGRPLDKADLDALFPENPVMVIHNSNHGAVLNSCALALAGYDASTPDPAGGVIVRRPGSTEPAGLVMETAFIPLFLHMPQPSEEQRLEQFETAQRLYTAKGITTVQDGATVAADLGLFQRAAREGRLCVDLVLLPLVLDVPSMLRERFPDFHGQPLELPQPAREAFGHYRDRLKLQGIKLLVDGSPQGKTAFWGEPLLTPGPNGEANWRGQPVCAPEQLMEAVAQLSAQGIQLFSHCNGDAAIDLMIEACRRAGLRPEQDHRTVIIHSQFMAPGQLEQYVELGLHPSFFTVHAFFYGDVHLANLGPERAGRMSSMASAMALGLHCSNHNDFSVTPIEPMRMVETAMTRRTRTGVVLGASECVSAEAALRALTIEAAWQIREETSKGSLAPGKRADLVILDADPTALAPEQLNGIAVVATLKDGVCVYGSLDGGQA; this is encoded by the coding sequence ATGGAGGCTTCCCAGCCCCGAGCCGAGGCGATCGCCATCGCCGGCGGTGAGATCTTGGCGGTGGGAACCAAGACGGACGTGATGGCCCACGCTGGGCCCACCACCCAGCATCTGGATCTGGCGGGCCGCACCGTGCTGCCTGGCTTTATTGACGCTCACGGTCACTTCGCCAATGCCCTGCAGGTGGTGGGTTGGGCCAACATTCAGAGGCCCCCGGCGGGGCCCGTGACCAGCATCGCCGACCTGCTGCAGGTGCTGCGCGAGCACGTGCTGCGCCACCCCGTTGCCAACGGCGAGTGGGTGATCGCCTATGGCTACGACCCGGATGGCTTCAGCGACGGCCGCCCGCTCGATAAGGCCGATCTGGATGCGCTGTTTCCGGAGAACCCGGTGATGGTGATCCATAACTCCAACCACGGCGCTGTGCTCAACAGCTGCGCTCTGGCACTGGCGGGTTACGACGCCAGCACCCCCGATCCGGCCGGTGGCGTGATCGTGCGCCGCCCCGGCAGCACTGAGCCCGCGGGGCTGGTGATGGAGACGGCCTTCATCCCGTTGTTCCTGCACATGCCACAGCCCTCCGAGGAGCAGCGGCTGGAGCAGTTTGAGACGGCACAGCGGCTCTACACCGCGAAGGGCATCACCACCGTGCAGGACGGCGCCACGGTGGCCGCCGATCTGGGCCTGTTTCAGCGGGCGGCGCGTGAAGGTCGCCTCTGTGTCGACCTGGTGTTGCTGCCGCTGGTGCTCGATGTGCCATCGATGCTGCGCGAGCGCTTCCCCGACTTTCACGGTCAACCACTGGAGCTCCCCCAGCCCGCGCGCGAGGCCTTCGGCCACTACCGCGATCGCCTCAAGCTTCAGGGCATCAAGCTGCTGGTGGATGGCTCACCCCAGGGCAAAACGGCCTTCTGGGGCGAGCCGCTGCTCACACCGGGCCCTAATGGGGAGGCCAACTGGCGCGGTCAGCCGGTGTGCGCGCCTGAGCAACTGATGGAGGCGGTGGCGCAGCTGAGCGCTCAGGGCATTCAGCTGTTTTCCCATTGCAACGGTGATGCTGCGATCGACTTGATGATCGAGGCCTGCCGCCGGGCCGGGCTTCGGCCCGAGCAGGACCACCGCACGGTGATCATCCACTCCCAGTTCATGGCGCCCGGCCAGCTTGAGCAGTACGTGGAGCTGGGCCTGCACCCCAGCTTTTTCACGGTGCATGCCTTCTTCTATGGGGATGTGCACCTGGCCAACCTGGGGCCTGAGCGGGCTGGGCGCATGAGCTCGATGGCCAGTGCCATGGCTCTGGGGCTGCACTGCTCGAACCACAACGATTTTTCCGTCACGCCGATTGAGCCCATGCGCATGGTGGAAACGGCGATGACCCGCCGCACCCGCACCGGTGTGGTGCTGGGCGCCTCGGAGTGCGTGAGCGCTGAAGCGGCTCTGCGGGCCCTCACCATCGAAGCCGCCTGGCAAATCCGTGAGGAGACCAGCAAAGGCAGCCTGGCTCCTGGCAAGCGGGCCGACCTGGTGATCCTCGACGCCGACCCCACCGCTCTGGCCCCCGAGCAGCTCAATGGCATTGCCGTGGTGGCCACACTCAAAGACGGCGTGTGCGTGTACGGCTCCCTCGATGGAGGTCAGGCATGA